A DNA window from Elusimicrobiota bacterium contains the following coding sequences:
- a CDS encoding DUF808 domain-containing protein, protein MATSLLALLDDITTVLDDVSILAKVAAKKTTGVLGDDLALNAHQVAGVHADRELPVVWAVAKGSFKNKAILVPAALAVSALAPWAITPLLMIGGLYLCYEGFEKIAHRFLHTAEEEKKEREALVKALTDPKVDLVAFEKDKIAGAIRTDFILSGEIIVITLGAAAGSSLLVRAGVLTAVAVLMTVFVYGFVAAIVKLDDAGLHLSKKKGSAALGRFLLLSAPVLMKTLSVLGTAAMFLVGGGILAHGLAFHAPHPALQPVLEGLVGVLAGALVLGGVTLSASVVRRAGRR, encoded by the coding sequence ATGGCCACCAGCCTCCTCGCGCTGCTCGACGACATCACCACCGTCCTCGACGACGTCTCCATCCTCGCCAAGGTCGCGGCCAAGAAGACGACGGGCGTCCTCGGCGACGACCTGGCGCTCAACGCGCATCAGGTGGCGGGCGTCCACGCCGACCGCGAGCTGCCCGTGGTGTGGGCCGTGGCCAAGGGTTCGTTCAAGAACAAGGCCATCCTCGTGCCCGCCGCGCTCGCCGTCAGCGCGCTGGCGCCGTGGGCCATCACCCCGCTGCTGATGATCGGCGGCCTGTACCTGTGCTACGAGGGCTTCGAGAAGATCGCGCATCGGTTCCTCCATACGGCCGAGGAGGAGAAGAAGGAGCGCGAGGCGCTGGTGAAGGCCCTGACCGACCCCAAGGTGGACCTCGTCGCCTTCGAGAAGGACAAGATCGCGGGCGCCATCCGCACGGACTTCATCCTGTCGGGCGAGATCATCGTCATCACCTTGGGCGCGGCCGCCGGCTCATCCCTTCTCGTGCGCGCCGGCGTGCTGACGGCCGTCGCGGTGCTGATGACCGTGTTCGTCTACGGCTTCGTCGCGGCCATCGTCAAGCTCGACGACGCCGGCCTGCACCTGAGCAAGAAGAAGGGCTCCGCCGCGCTGGGACGCTTCCTCCTGCTGTCCGCGCCCGTGCTGATGAAGACCTTGTCCGTGCTCGGCACCGCGGCGATGTTCCTGGTCGGCGGCGGGATACTGGCGCACGGGCTTGCCTTCCACGCGCCGCATCCCGCGCTGCAGCCCGTGCTCGAAGGCCTCGTCGGCGTGCTGGCCGGGGCGCTGGTCCTGGGCGGCGTGACGCTCAGCGCGTCCGTCGTTCGGCG
- a CDS encoding ORF6N domain-containing protein produces MIRVEHITTDLERHIIPVRGLRVMLDEDLARIYGVSTKRLNQQVRRNIHRFPRGFLIELTPDEAWSMRSQFVTASRRNFQYRPFAFTEHGAIMLATVLNTPVAVEASVRVVQAFVKMRELLSTHAQLQKKMDELEQRVGTHDGQLQELFDAIRQLITPASRPRRKIGFKPS; encoded by the coding sequence ATGATAAGGGTGGAGCATATCACGACTGATCTTGAACGGCACATCATACCGGTCAGAGGCTTACGGGTCATGCTCGATGAGGACCTGGCGCGCATCTACGGGGTCTCGACGAAGCGACTTAATCAGCAGGTCCGCCGTAATATTCACCGGTTCCCGCGCGGATTCCTGATTGAATTGACTCCGGATGAGGCTTGGTCGATGCGGTCACAATTTGTGACCGCATCACGACGCAATTTCCAGTACCGGCCTTTCGCGTTCACGGAGCATGGAGCAATAATGCTCGCGACAGTCCTCAACACCCCGGTCGCCGTCGAGGCCAGCGTACGGGTAGTGCAGGCCTTCGTGAAGATGCGCGAATTGCTCTCAACGCACGCCCAACTCCAGAAGAAGATGGACGAGCTCGAACAACGCGTCGGGACCCACGACGGCCAGCTGCAGGAGCTTTTCGACGCCATCCGCCAGCTGATCACTCCGGCGTCCCGTCCCCGGCGCAAGATCGGCTTCAAGCCGTCCTGA
- the pruA gene encoding L-glutamate gamma-semialdehyde dehydrogenase, whose product MNSRSFIPTPVNEPVLSYAPGSPERAKFFARLNEMKAKKVDIPLYIGGEEVRTGKKVEIRSPYDHEQLLGKFHMGSAADTKKAIAAALKAKKDWARMPFQDRAAIFLKAADLLAGDWRWTLNAATMLCQSKNLYQAEIDSACELIDFLRFNPKFAEEIYENQPNSSRGMWNRIEYRPLEGFVWAITPFNFTAIAGNLPTAPALMGNTVVWKPATSTVYTAHFIMKLLLEAGLPPGVINMVTGPAGEISDTILNHPDFAGVHFTGSTPVFHSMWKTVGENISKYKGYPRLVGETGGKDFVLMHESADPDAVATALVRGAFEFQGQKCSAASRAYIPANQWPKVRKALKDMLATVEVGSPEDPGNFVNAVIDKRAYEGIVRYIDAAKKVKGNKIVCGGTYDSSKGYFITPTVIESADPKSLTMCEEVFGPVLTIHVYPEKKWKETLALVDQTSPYALTGSVFARDRRVILEAERALEHAAGNFYINDKPTGAVVGQQPFGGGRASGTNDKAGSLTNLMRWVSPRTIKETFEPPKNFRYPFMARDVA is encoded by the coding sequence ATGAACTCTCGATCCTTCATCCCGACCCCCGTCAATGAGCCCGTCCTCTCCTACGCGCCCGGCTCCCCGGAGCGCGCCAAGTTCTTCGCCCGCCTCAACGAGATGAAGGCGAAGAAAGTCGATATTCCCCTATATATCGGAGGCGAAGAGGTCCGGACTGGGAAAAAAGTCGAGATCCGTTCTCCGTACGATCACGAACAGCTTCTGGGCAAATTTCACATGGGCTCCGCCGCCGATACCAAGAAAGCCATCGCGGCGGCCCTAAAAGCAAAGAAAGATTGGGCGCGCATGCCCTTCCAGGACCGCGCCGCCATCTTCCTCAAGGCCGCCGACCTGCTGGCCGGCGACTGGCGCTGGACGCTCAACGCGGCCACCATGCTCTGCCAGTCCAAGAACCTCTATCAGGCCGAGATCGACTCCGCCTGCGAGCTCATCGACTTCCTGCGCTTCAACCCGAAGTTCGCCGAGGAGATCTATGAGAACCAGCCCAACAGCTCGCGCGGGATGTGGAACCGCATCGAGTACCGCCCGCTCGAGGGCTTCGTCTGGGCCATCACGCCCTTCAACTTCACCGCGATCGCGGGCAACCTGCCCACGGCCCCGGCCCTGATGGGCAACACCGTCGTCTGGAAGCCGGCCACCTCCACGGTCTACACCGCCCACTTCATCATGAAGCTCCTCCTCGAGGCGGGCCTGCCGCCGGGCGTCATCAACATGGTCACGGGACCCGCCGGCGAGATCTCCGACACGATCCTCAACCACCCGGACTTCGCGGGCGTGCACTTCACCGGCAGCACCCCCGTGTTCCACTCCATGTGGAAGACGGTCGGCGAGAACATCTCCAAGTACAAGGGCTACCCGCGCCTCGTCGGCGAGACCGGCGGCAAGGACTTCGTGCTCATGCACGAGTCGGCCGATCCCGACGCGGTCGCCACCGCCCTCGTGCGCGGCGCCTTCGAGTTCCAGGGCCAGAAGTGCTCGGCCGCCTCGCGCGCGTACATCCCGGCCAACCAATGGCCCAAGGTGCGCAAGGCCCTTAAGGATATGTTGGCGACCGTGGAAGTCGGCTCTCCGGAGGACCCCGGGAACTTCGTCAACGCCGTCATCGACAAGCGCGCTTACGAGGGCATCGTGCGCTACATCGACGCGGCCAAGAAGGTCAAGGGCAACAAGATCGTGTGCGGCGGCACCTACGACTCCTCGAAGGGCTATTTCATCACGCCGACGGTCATCGAGTCCGCCGACCCGAAGAGCCTGACGATGTGCGAGGAGGTCTTCGGGCCGGTGCTCACCATCCACGTCTACCCGGAGAAGAAGTGGAAGGAGACCTTGGCGCTCGTGGACCAGACGTCGCCCTACGCCCTGACCGGCTCGGTGTTCGCGCGCGACCGGCGCGTGATCCTGGAGGCCGAGCGGGCGCTCGAGCACGCGGCGGGCAACTTCTACATCAACGACAAGCCCACCGGGGCCGTCGTCGGCCAGCAGCCGTTCGGCGGCGGGCGCGCGTCGGGGACGAACGACAAGGCGGGGTCTTTGACCAACCTGATGCGGTGGGTGTCTCCGCGCACCATCAAGGAGACCTTCGAGCCGCCGAAGAACTTCCGGTATCCGTTCATGGCCCGCGACGTGGCGTAG